The Paenalcaligenes faecalis genome has a window encoding:
- a CDS encoding peroxiredoxin, whose amino-acid sequence MKTVGDKIEPFKVIGVKPGFNLPQENGISAFEDITESSFPGKWKILYFYPKDFTTVCPTEITAFSRLGPEFQQRDAIVLGGSTDNEFVKLAWRREHPDLDKLQHYQFADTTGALVDQLGIRHKTDGVALRATFIIDPDNVIQHLSVNNLYVGRNPDEILRVLDGIQTEALCGSNRQIGGPVLD is encoded by the coding sequence ATGAAAACCGTTGGCGACAAAATCGAACCATTTAAAGTAATTGGCGTAAAACCTGGCTTTAATCTTCCACAAGAAAACGGCATTTCTGCATTTGAGGACATCACAGAAAGCTCTTTTCCTGGTAAATGGAAAATACTGTATTTTTACCCCAAAGACTTTACTACTGTCTGCCCTACTGAAATTACGGCTTTCAGTCGCTTAGGCCCCGAATTTCAACAGCGTGATGCTATCGTTTTAGGCGGCTCTACTGATAATGAGTTCGTCAAACTCGCATGGCGCAGAGAACACCCCGACTTAGATAAACTACAACACTACCAATTTGCGGACACCACAGGCGCGCTGGTAGATCAACTCGGTATTCGTCACAAAACGGACGGTGTGGCTTTACGTGCTACCTTTATTATTGATCCTGATAATGTCATTCAGCACCTATCAGTCAATAATTTATATGTTGGACGTAACCCCGACGAAATCCTACGAGTCTTAGATGGTATTCAAACCGAGGCCTTATGTGGCAGCAATCGCCAAATCGGTGGCCCTGTTTTAGATTAA
- a CDS encoding sensor histidine kinase — MNTVSTQPSQHVPPKKPPFKMGLFSRTFFLLLGLMGMSFGIWLQIFFSMESEPRAVQMAQRVITSVSITRSALIYAPVDMRATLLLDLATKEGLRVQPREPDDVLEAIPRSTYWLQVSKEVRDGLGSQTLIMWSVNEAPGVWVSFDINTEKYWLVFDREQLSLIAGAEWIGWILSALLLAFVGSAISVRFVNRPLAQLAQVAQQLARGETPTPLPEKGPSEIRDMNMAFNRMTRDIRQAEADREIMLAGISHDLRTPLARMRLEIELSNVSDETRSAIDEDLGQIDRSISQLMEYARPATKAPDAGINISEALSTLFERERSHTESLGGQLTADIKPNLYARIDPNDLKRIVSNLIENARRYGRSPADDKAYIHLSVQSRGNLVEIKVQDHGEGVEEHEVQRLLRPFSRGELARTGVNGAGLGLAIVERLLHQVDGRLELQSPPGHGLTARIEIPKLKVREATRKTA; from the coding sequence ATGAACACCGTGTCTACTCAACCCTCTCAACATGTCCCTCCTAAAAAGCCCCCTTTTAAAATGGGGCTTTTTAGTCGCACCTTTTTTCTTCTGCTTGGTCTTATGGGCATGAGCTTTGGCATTTGGCTGCAAATTTTCTTTTCAATGGAGTCTGAACCACGCGCCGTACAAATGGCTCAGCGTGTGATCACCTCTGTCAGCATTACACGTTCTGCCTTGATTTATGCTCCAGTAGATATGCGAGCCACCCTACTGCTGGATTTAGCCACTAAAGAAGGACTACGCGTGCAGCCCAGAGAACCGGATGATGTGCTTGAAGCCATCCCTCGCTCTACCTACTGGCTCCAAGTCTCCAAAGAGGTACGTGACGGCCTAGGCAGTCAAACCCTTATTATGTGGTCCGTCAACGAAGCGCCCGGTGTTTGGGTTTCCTTTGACATCAACACAGAAAAATATTGGCTCGTTTTTGATAGAGAACAATTAAGCTTAATCGCTGGGGCTGAATGGATAGGTTGGATTCTTTCCGCTTTACTGTTGGCCTTTGTTGGCTCAGCCATCAGCGTACGCTTTGTAAATAGGCCACTAGCGCAACTGGCCCAAGTTGCACAACAGTTAGCACGGGGCGAAACTCCCACCCCATTACCCGAAAAAGGGCCCTCTGAAATTCGCGATATGAATATGGCCTTTAATCGTATGACCAGAGACATACGCCAAGCAGAGGCCGACCGAGAGATCATGCTTGCAGGGATTTCCCACGACTTACGTACTCCTTTGGCACGTATGCGCTTAGAAATTGAACTCTCGAACGTAAGTGATGAGACTCGTTCGGCCATTGACGAGGATTTAGGCCAGATTGATCGCAGTATCTCACAACTGATGGAATATGCTCGTCCCGCCACTAAAGCCCCCGATGCGGGTATCAATATTAGTGAAGCACTTTCCACTCTCTTTGAACGCGAACGCAGCCACACCGAAAGTCTAGGGGGACAATTAACGGCTGATATTAAGCCAAATCTCTATGCGCGCATTGACCCGAATGATCTAAAGCGTATTGTGAGCAACTTAATTGAAAATGCACGTCGATATGGGCGCAGCCCTGCCGACGATAAAGCCTATATTCATTTATCTGTACAAAGCCGAGGCAATCTTGTCGAAATTAAAGTACAAGATCACGGTGAAGGCGTTGAGGAACACGAGGTACAACGACTATTGCGTCCTTTTTCCCGGGGCGAATTAGCTCGTACAGGGGTCAATGGCGCGGGCTTAGGGCTTGCTATTGTAGAACGCCTCTTACATCAAGTTGATGGCCGTCTAGAACTACAGTCGCCTCCTGGACATGGACTAACGGCACGTATCGAAATCCCTAAGCTAAAAGTACGTGAAGCCACTAGAAAAACGGCGTAA
- the ompR gene encoding osmolarity response regulator transcription factor OmpR: MNTQNQPLTRKILVVDDDPRLRDLLRRYLSEQGFNVFVAEDGKEMSKLWQREHFDLLVLDLMLPGEDGLSICRRLRGGHDNTPIIMLTAKAEEIDRIVGLEMGADDYLVKPFNPRELLARVNAILRRRGTEEHPGAPSQENEAIEFGPYSLNLSTRTLTKGDEVVPITTGEFSVLKVFARHPKIPLSRDKLMELARGREYEAFDRSLDVQISRLRKLIEPNPSKPVFIQTVWGLGYVFVPDGGH; this comes from the coding sequence ATGAACACACAAAATCAACCTCTTACCAGAAAAATACTCGTCGTCGATGACGACCCACGTTTACGCGATTTATTGCGACGCTATCTTTCTGAACAAGGATTTAATGTCTTTGTCGCCGAAGATGGCAAGGAAATGTCCAAACTTTGGCAACGTGAGCACTTTGATCTACTCGTATTGGATCTAATGCTGCCCGGTGAAGATGGGCTATCAATATGCCGTCGTTTACGCGGAGGTCACGATAACACACCTATTATTATGCTAACCGCAAAGGCCGAAGAAATCGACCGCATTGTTGGCCTAGAAATGGGTGCTGACGACTATTTAGTTAAGCCATTTAACCCGCGCGAGCTACTCGCCCGTGTAAATGCCATTTTACGTCGTCGTGGCACCGAAGAACACCCCGGTGCACCAAGCCAAGAGAACGAAGCCATCGAATTTGGTCCGTACTCACTAAACTTGTCCACACGCACATTAACTAAAGGAGACGAAGTCGTACCCATTACTACCGGCGAATTCTCTGTTCTTAAAGTGTTCGCGCGTCACCCAAAAATCCCTTTATCACGCGACAAGCTAATGGAATTAGCTCGTGGTCGTGAATACGAGGCCTTTGACCGTAGTTTAGACGTACAGATATCTCGTTTACGTAAACTTATTGAACCTAACCCCTCTAAACCCGTTTTTATCCAGACCGTATGGGGTTTAGGCTATGTGTTTGTTCCCGATGGTGGCCATTAA
- the tsaB gene encoding tRNA (adenosine(37)-N6)-threonylcarbamoyltransferase complex dimerization subunit type 1 TsaB, with amino-acid sequence MPLSTIKAVITLMKVNILALDSASAVCGISALCFDKGQATVYSAQHSGSTQHAERILPLVEQVLEQAQIARQDLHAIAFAQGPGGFTGLRVACGVAQGIAHALGLQIAAVPSLLAIAAQQEPTTAPTIELVVVDARMQEIYLGAYQRTATGWYSLHKPVLISVDQLHHYIQQLNSQLIDLGLTTAIRLSGDALQAFDGLCKAVQQYDVLIGTAELARAETIAQLGLLAYQQNQLIDPALAAPLYVRNRVAFTIVEREQGLGGNPSATWQSVQLRALEVDDISQVVAIEASLQQHPWSATQFESSLSAGHFVWVATFAGQVVAYAVVMLTVDESELLLIGVSESHQRQGIAQQLLCYAEQAARAKGSVKMHLEVRVSNSAAIELYQGAGYRQVGLRKNYYSTDTTQREHAALYTKVLA; translated from the coding sequence ATGCCACTTTCCACTATTAAGGCAGTTATTACGTTAATGAAAGTCAATATATTAGCCCTGGACAGCGCGAGTGCTGTGTGCGGTATCTCTGCGCTTTGTTTTGATAAGGGTCAGGCTACCGTTTATTCCGCTCAGCATAGTGGTAGTACCCAGCATGCAGAGCGTATTTTGCCTTTGGTCGAACAGGTTCTGGAGCAAGCTCAAATCGCTCGTCAAGATCTTCACGCAATTGCTTTTGCGCAGGGGCCGGGTGGTTTTACCGGCTTACGTGTGGCGTGTGGCGTGGCGCAAGGCATTGCGCATGCCTTAGGTTTGCAGATAGCCGCTGTGCCTTCGCTGCTTGCCATTGCGGCGCAACAAGAACCAACGACAGCTCCTACAATAGAACTTGTGGTTGTTGATGCTCGTATGCAGGAAATCTACCTAGGGGCGTATCAGCGTACTGCTACTGGCTGGTATAGTTTGCATAAGCCCGTATTGATCAGTGTGGATCAACTACACCACTATATTCAACAACTTAACTCACAACTGATCGACTTAGGCTTGACGACAGCGATTCGTCTTTCCGGTGATGCGTTGCAGGCATTCGATGGGTTATGCAAAGCAGTACAGCAGTATGATGTGCTTATCGGCACAGCAGAGCTAGCCCGAGCTGAAACCATTGCGCAATTAGGGTTGTTAGCCTATCAACAAAATCAATTGATTGATCCTGCCTTAGCGGCCCCTTTATATGTGCGTAATCGGGTGGCTTTTACTATCGTTGAGCGTGAGCAAGGGCTAGGAGGGAATCCTTCGGCTACTTGGCAGTCGGTGCAGCTACGGGCTCTAGAGGTCGACGATATCTCTCAGGTTGTCGCTATAGAGGCTAGTTTGCAGCAGCATCCTTGGTCTGCGACTCAATTCGAGAGCAGTCTTTCTGCAGGGCATTTCGTTTGGGTTGCTACCTTTGCTGGTCAGGTGGTGGCTTATGCGGTGGTGATGTTGACTGTAGATGAGAGTGAGCTGTTGCTTATCGGAGTCTCGGAGTCCCATCAACGCCAAGGTATAGCCCAGCAGTTGCTGTGCTATGCCGAACAAGCAGCCCGAGCTAAAGGCAGTGTAAAAATGCATTTAGAGGTGCGGGTATCGAATAGTGCCGCGATTGAGCTGTACCAAGGGGCGGGGTATAGGCAGGTAGGATTACGTAAGAACTATTACAGTACGGATACTACACAACGAGAGCATGCCGCCCTTTATACTAAGGTTTTAGCTTAA
- a CDS encoding uracil-DNA glycosylase, which yields MIMPTASLNLSTLQISWLTELQVAAPFIAPYRTKESPNTENKADRAIATHTLENKETGMMSARQALSDSLAELRPKKASAPVFVPPANEPVAQPSLAKDRPQPELPSELTQMDLMQLQAYANRCQACSLHEQRVQSVLGAGQINQPDWMVISTAPSSNEEISGLPMQGKSGELFTAQMQSVGVDVSHQLYLTQLLKCRAATKPIPEQLVACQPILWRQIELIQPKRLLVLGSKAASLFLGEGTPFEGLRGQVHQWQDPKSGRHLPVVVSYHPASILLRPQLKAQSWGDVLLMKQLMGS from the coding sequence ATGATAATGCCCACGGCTTCACTTAATCTTTCTACGTTGCAAATAAGCTGGCTGACAGAACTTCAGGTGGCGGCTCCTTTTATTGCCCCTTATCGCACTAAGGAATCGCCTAACACGGAAAATAAGGCAGATCGTGCAATAGCAACGCATACGCTGGAAAACAAAGAAACGGGGATGATGAGTGCGCGGCAGGCGTTAAGTGACAGCTTGGCTGAGCTACGCCCCAAAAAAGCGAGTGCCCCTGTTTTTGTTCCCCCAGCGAATGAGCCTGTTGCTCAACCTTCTCTGGCAAAGGATCGCCCTCAACCAGAGCTACCCTCCGAGCTAACGCAGATGGATTTAATGCAGCTACAGGCGTATGCGAATCGCTGTCAAGCATGCTCGTTACACGAACAGCGGGTGCAGTCTGTATTAGGGGCGGGACAAATAAATCAGCCCGATTGGATGGTCATTAGTACAGCACCAAGCAGCAATGAGGAGATTTCTGGGCTGCCTATGCAAGGTAAAAGTGGTGAACTGTTTACCGCGCAGATGCAAAGTGTCGGGGTGGACGTCTCTCATCAGCTGTATTTGACTCAGTTACTCAAATGTAGGGCGGCAACAAAGCCAATACCAGAGCAATTAGTCGCCTGCCAGCCGATCTTATGGCGTCAAATCGAGTTGATTCAACCAAAACGTTTATTGGTACTGGGGTCTAAGGCGGCATCTTTGTTTTTAGGCGAAGGCACACCTTTTGAGGGGTTGCGAGGCCAAGTGCATCAATGGCAAGACCCTAAAAGTGGCCGTCATTTACCCGTAGTAGTGAGTTATCACCCAGCATCTATTTTATTGCGCCCACAGCTTAAAGCGCAATCGTGGGGAGATGTCTTGCTGATGAAGCAGTTGATGGGTAGCTAG